GCAAGACGAAATAGACTGCCCATCTCCAGTTCAAAAATCATAGAGATCATTCTTGACTAACCGTACAATTCATAGAATTAATTCAGAAGGCGTTCATGCAAATACCTTCAGATAAATCAGACCAGCATATGCCCACACCTCCTCTTCCGGACTTGCTAGGCTGCCACATCCTCCTCATAGCTTTCTTCTTTCCATACATTCTCTTTTTATCCCCAGTGGCCAAATCATTGAGACTCAATTGTTCAATTTCTCACTATTGAGAAATACATTTTTACAATAGCCCaaaaacaaaactatacaaagtTGAGGACTTGAGATCCATTTAGTATTGTTAAGCTAGACGAAGTGTAAATAATTCACATTAGATTTTATTAACTGAATTTTAAGCAGTCTACAAATGTGTTTCTTCCTGGAGTGAATCTTAAGTTCTTGAATAACACAGATGTAAAAACTAAAACTCTTACAATGAACaagcttttttttctttcttgaaaCAGAGATGAACGGGCTATTGATGCCGACCATCACCTTCATGAATTTGGGTCCGTTGAATATTACATTCAGGTAAGAGCAACAAGCACACATTCCATAGATGATTGAAGTTCATGGCACAAAAGATAAGGCTTGTCTTAACGAAGATCCTTCGGACTGAAGAACAATTTAAGCAACTActtttgtattaaaaaaaagaaaaagttgagAAATGCATTTTATTGCTCAACTTTTTGCTGATATTGAACAATCAAAAATATGTGTGCAAAAGTTTCcataacttttttctttttgaaatattttgtcaGTCCTTGATGTCAGATCCTGATCATACCTACTTATCAATATCAACCCCAATTCTGTCTCAAGCATTCCTAATCTCAACTCGGCTTTCACGTTACACTATAGAGAAGGTAAAGGCTATTAGTTCTGAAGTGTTAGAGATCGTTGAGCCTCCAAAAGAAGGATATCAGCTGACTTTACGACTCAATTTTGCTAGAATGCCTCATGGTAAAGGTTTGGATCTCCTCGCAtcacctcccccccccccctatcTCTTTTTCCTGTTTTAGAAACATCTCAGAAGCAGAATGGTAGATCATGCAGTAAACAATTAAATGTGGAACCCCAAGCAAAAAACAGAACCATTATAGCAGTCCGCTACTTTCGTTTTGTATGGTGATGATAAGATGTAACTGAGCCATTGTTAGTGGAACCAAATTGTGTTTCTTTCTTGTCAAGTAATTGAAGCTTCATCAACTTAAAATCACATCTTTCTTGCAGCTAGAACAGCTTAAGTTAAGATTAATTCCCTGTGGATGCAAAAAAGTTGGATGTTGGAGGTTTACTAAGCAGTTCTATATAAATATTACTTTCGGCACCAATAAGCTGCACACCAAGAAATTACAGAGGAAAACAGAAGGAGCTCTATGGAGAGTCATGTCTACAAAAATTCTAAACAGGGATACATTCATGTTTGCATAGTTGATAAAAGAAATAAGATTAGTAATCAAGTTTAATgcaaaacaataaaaataaaaaaatggagCAAAGATAATAATACCTGTTTTTAGATACATGTTTCAGTTTGTTATAACTGAAAACAAGCTCGTCCAGTATTCAAGATCTCCGAACTAAAATGAGCAAATGGTGATTAAATGTACTGAAACTCGGAATTATTTATCGTAAAAGAGAATGTAAAGAAGATGCTATTTTACATCATAGTACCAAAATTGGATCAAGTAGAGTAGAAACAGTCCCAAAAAATCCAGCATATAGATAGATGCAAGTTAACAAACTCCTATCTTCATTTAATGATGTTATGACAATCTTTTTTGGATGTTTCAAACTCAAATCACTAAAATTTACAACTTTGATAGTATTCCACACTGCAGTGGTGCTAATAAAATTTGTGTTGTCTTGTGTTCTTTTCAGAGTCGACAAAACTGATCACAGACATTGCTGCTGTGCAAGGTGTAATTCTGAGTTCTCAGCTGGAAGAAATGCTGATGAATGTGAATTCACAAGATGTGGCTCAAGGGATGTACAAACCAATCAAGCTTGTTTATCACCCAAGGGAGCCGTTTTATGTCATAAAACAGGTACTTCAAATTATGTGATAACTTAGTTTAATCACACCAACATTGAATatacaatttcaaatttaaGGACAAGTAAATGAACAATAACGCAGATAAGTAGCTCTGCATAATGTAAGACTCGCTCAGTCAACATTAACTTGGCAGTAGTTGATCCCTATCGTCGGAACATCAGTAGAGGGATTAAAATGCATTATGGGGCAGCCATAAATGCTGAAGCCCTTTCTGAGAAACAATTAGTTCATTTAGCATCAGGTAGCAATACTCAATCATGCTCCAAAAAGTGATATAATTATACTACATACGGAAGAGGTTAAAAAATCAAAGTGAGACCATCACATTTTCTGATACCATCAAATTTCCAGACCATTTAAGACTTTAATATCTGCAGAGTGATTTATTATTCAAACTGTCAACCGAAAGTCTTACCTTCTTGGATTGCAATATTCTACTTGCAGTAAACTTATAAATTGGAAGCATTATATTCACAACTGATCTATTAGCAATTACTTCAAAGGTATACTATACCGAAAATGCACACCTTTTATCATGTCAATTCAGGAAGCTGTGAAGGAAGAACAGGTTGCAGGCACTTCTTAACAAGGCACTAGAAGCATGTTTTAGATCAAATTCTAAACTACACCATATAATACTTCCAAACTACTGCATATAGCACTATAGCTACTGTGTTATACTAAGTTCAAAATATGGCACATGAATAACAACTATATGATTGGCTCTGGTTTAAATTGGCATATTAAAAGGAAATTgaatgaagaaaaataattgTACAAAAAAAGTGTAGAGAAAAATTCCTTCCTAAAATATGATATTTGTTTTAGAGAATACAGCCTCCTGTTTCTGAATATGTAAACTCTACATTTGTGACAGCCCCAGAAAATCACAGCAGTATTCCCAATGCGTTTTAAGGAGAAAACAGATGTGATTATAGCAACAGCTTTCTTCCAGGTAACACAATCTTATAACATGTACGACTTTGTAATTTTAGAGCATGTATGACTTTGTTCAAGTGTTCAGGAGAAATTGACAGTTTCCCCAGCAGGAACTCATGGATGTTACAAATACCAAAGCATGTGCCAAAGCACCCCATTGCATCTGGTCCCCTATACCACCTCCTGAGCTAAGAGGAGAAGCAATTGAAGATTTAAGCACAAACGGAGGATTTGTCTCTTTTGGTATCTTTTATTAACAGCTCACATGTATACGCAAAATACTGTTTCTCTCAAATAAATGAAACATTTGATAAGGGCAAAAGAAAAATGTTTATACTACTTCAGCTTTGGAGAAGAAAATAGACTAGAAGAACCTCCTAAACATGAGTAATGATTTGAAACAGACATTTAAGAAGAGAAGAGGTCTACTTGTAAAATCAGAAGATACATATATTAGTGTTCTCCAGCCTTCTCTAAATCTTGGGATTGGAGTTGGCCTGATATTTACCTTTTTATCATGGCTTTCACAGATATCACTTCGCGCCATATTGAAGGCAAAAGGCTAGACAAGACTGTGTGGAACCTTCTGAACTTTTACGCATTTGTGAAAAATCATGTAAAGGTAAAAAAATCCTTTTAGCGTGGTAGCATTATACCTATTAACATCTTATGCCTATATTCTGCATCAAACAGAGCACTCGGGGATTCATACAAAGAAGGATGAGAACATGTCTGAAGAGCCTGGCTGAGGTAAAGAAATAGATAATACTCATCAGGAGTAGCACATTATAGTTCACGAAGAAACAGTAGAACCTCTCTTACTCTCTGCACTCTGAGATGTAATTTTGCAAAAATATGCACAGCGATGAACTACTATATGATTGCAACTTGTAGGTCTTACAGAAAACAGGACTTCAAGATGAGCAACAgattaaagaggtgaaaggtaTGAATCTTTGAGTTCGAGGTCAACATATATTTGAATAGAAGACCTAAAGAGAAACTAACAATCAAATAACAATATGGCAAGGTTTATGAAGTTTATGCACATATAATAGAAGCAAGGACTCACAGCAATTCTGTGAATTTATCATAGGTTTCTATTAACTTGGAGACACTTACCTTCCATAATaatactttttctttattttttcactGTTTTTGTAACTCTATACatcctttttcttttactttctcTCACTTTTTTCAAACAACATTCATGCAGGATACAAGCGCATGAAAAAGTTGGTAAAtttcacaaaattcaaaataccCAGATATAGAAGTGATTTCATCAGTAAACTTAAGAGGCTTCGTTCAAGATTAAAAATCCACGGGTTCAGCCGTTTTCGTCGAAAATGGTTGACGTTCCCCACCTTCTCCTCCAAGACAAAATACAGAAAGCTGGAAAAAGATATTTCTCTTCAACATAATTAGTAGATTTTGCTTATGTCAGAGTTTTCCTGGAAAGGGACAAACGTATCCTTTAATCAGGATAGTTGTTACACTATAGCATGTAAAACACCATTGTATTTGTCACTTCCTCAAATATTGGCAATACATATAGATACCTGTGTACTATGTACATTGTACAAATATTAAAGCACCACAAACAAGTTGGTTAGCAGTTGTTTTATACTTCTACCACAGATTAAACCCAGATTTGCATATTACTCTTGTTGTTAAGCAAGAAAGTTTCTTTTCTATTGATGATCAACTGTTTGAAGTTGATTATTTCATGTATCTGTCCATAAATGTAAGGCGTTACTTGAGctagggtctttcgaaaacagcctctctacctccctaaggtaggggtaaggtttgcatacactctaccctctccagaccccacccatgggatttcactgagtgtgttgttgttgtccaTATACATTAGATCAACTTGTTACCTTAAAAGAACAATAAATAGTTCAGACTCTTgacattgaaaattttaaagatGATGTTTATGAACAAGTATTTTGATGGGCGAATGAGAGATCACATTTAGGAACTGCGGCGCTTGTATACAAGACTAGAAGTCGGTCTCCCTTGGCATTGACATGAAAGAAAAAGCATAACTAAAATAGCAATAAAAAAGGAGGGGGGAGGAATTTCAAACTTAATTTCACAAGAACAATAAAAATTAAGATTTTGATTTCGCATAATCCCAAGATATAACACTTGAATTTAGAAAATTTCCACAGGATTTGAAAATTGCCATCAAATTTCCAGAGATACAACGAGACCATAAAAGCAACAGATCAGTCTGTAAAATTATAACAAGTTGATTCTGCTAGACAGGTTCACCATCTTAACCTCTCAATTATCCTTCATTAGGCAATTCTTTAAAGAGTTAATCTCCATATCTATTGATCTTTCACTGCCACAAATAGAGCGCTTATGTTCTTCCATGGTCATTTGATCATTTAACATCTTAAAAAAGGGGAAAATAAACAGAAGGGACCTTGTGATAGGATAATAATATTGGCTCAAAAACCTGGAAGTGATTCAGTGCTTAATCAGAATCCTGTAAACGTTTTTGTCATGAAACTGTATGGGGAAAAAAGAAACAGATTTTATATTTGATCCCATGGAACAAATTCATTTGAAGTGCAGAATCATATCCCCAGgtcttaaaaagaaaaaaaattaaaaatcaaaagaagaaagagaagacAATTTTCATAGAATAAACCAAAAATTTGGATGGAGCTTTTGGTCAAGAAAACGAGCCAGAATCAAAAAAACTGTTCTATAAATCACCAAAATCCGAAAGTAAGTGATAACAGCAGGTTTGCATACATAACTCTAATGCTTACATGCAAATGATAGTTTAATTTTCTGTGGGACTAAGGAGAGACAAATATTATACCTGAAAATAGTATTGATGGCTTTTGGAAAAATATCAGGTAAtacagcctctctacctcttcgaggtagtggtaaggtctgcatacgctctaccctccccagaccccacttagtgggatttcactaggtatgatgttgttgttgtatcagGTAGTACAAGCAAAATTGTCCTGTGTCTATCTAAGACATTGCAGAATTTCCAGAGGCAGAGATACTTGGGTGTTAAGTAGAGATACTTAGGTATAAAGTGGGGAACTCCAACTAGTTATTTGGCTCTTCAATTGGAGCTAGCCACAAAGATATGGATATTTGGCAAGGGGTAGTGGGGAAATATGTAGAAGCTCAGACACAAGGAAAAGGCAATATCTCTCATTATGGGAAAGACTCAAACTTACTATCAGTGTGTTGACAGCATCATTACATATTTATGTCCTTGTTTCCCATTCCTGCTAAAGTTTATACGGGATTGACAACATAAGGAGAAATTTTGTAGGAAGGCAATATCAGTCGAGATAAATACCATCTGATAAAGTGCAGTGTAGTACTGAAACCACAAGGAGAATGGGATCTCAGAGCGAGAACCCACGAATGCACAACAAGAGTCTCCTTTTTGATTAGCTGTGGAGATACAATTATGAAGTGAAAGCTTTATAAAAGTGGGCCTCAGGAATGCAAAAGAAACCCATGGGGGGAGTTTAGACTAatgtttgctttgaagttgGTTACTGAATGATACAACTTCTGTGAGCTGAATACTTAAGACTCAAATCACTTTTTTTTGATAATGGTAACTACTTAAGACTCAAATCACTTGTATTTGCATCGTGAAGACGACATATATGCTTTAAAAGAATTTGGGCAGAAGTGATGACGCTAAGAACCCAAAGTCCCCAACAGAAGCTTTCTGGAGCTGGTCTAGAAAAAACCGCTGTAGGAATTCAGAAAACATGGTTCACTCATAGTTGTACCCTGTTCATGTTGTAAGTACTCTTTGCAGAAAAGAACCCTAGATGCTTTGGAGGAAAATCTAATCCTCCTTACAGCATGAAAGCTTTCTGTTTAACTATGTTAGATCATTGTTATAATTTTCATTTGCAGATGATGTAAATTAACTTTTGGATTTCATAGGCTCTCTACATCTGTAACAGATAACtactttgttttctttttctaatttaatACAAAGATACTCTAAAGACAAGTCGGAGTTTGATTCAAGAAGTTCTTTCTTTGGCCACCAGCATTTTGCCATTAAAAATCAGATGAATATAGAAATATAGAAAGACAACAATACTATAATGAACTATATAGAAACTCTCCTTTCATTCAATAGTAAGTGTCAGAAATGAAAAATGTCATGCTGGTAAGGTACATTGGAAAAGACAGAAGCTCAAGAGAAACAAAAGGCTAGAATTTCCTATatagtataaaaaaaattgcaaattCAAAACTTACAAGGAAACCACTTCTGCAGTTTCTTTCAAATGCTTCTCTATCAAAGAACATCAGAAATCTCTCATTCTATCTCTAACTCAGGAGGCAGACGCATCAACACCCCCTCTGATCCAACCTGTGCTAGCAATGGTCCACTTGTATCGCCACATCTCATACTCTTATTCCGATTCAACAGTGCAAACAACCCCAAACTCATGATCATAACCACAATAACATGCACTATAAACAGCAGATTCATCAATGCAGTTCCCCTCAACTTATTCTCCTCAAGATCACATTTAACATCATTTTTCCCCTTTGACAAACCCACCAAAAGATTCTCACATCCATCTAGAGAAAACATATCAGTATATAACGACAACCCAACATGCAAAACCCAAGTCCCTTTTAACACAAGTACAGAAGAAAACAAAAACTCCACAAAAAATAAAGATGGCTTTACTGCTAAACACAAGCAACAGCCAGCACAAGCAAATGCTAATTCCCCCAAATGTCCATACATATCCCCACTAACACCAACAAGTCCTTTCCCATTCATCAAGAATTCAACAGCAAAACAAACACCAGCAAAACTGTAAACCAAACTATCAAGAATTGCATAAAGATCGAAACTTTCTTTAACAACAATGAGAATCAAGAGCACCCAGAAGAAGAAAATGACTAGAGATTGCTGCAAGAATGAGAATTTATACGTTACATTGTTGCCTGAGAAAGCTAAGAACAGAAATACATGAGAGAAAGAGGCAATGGGGAGAATGATTAAAAGGGAGTATAAATCAAGATTTTTCCATTTGGGTTCTGAGAAATACCATGTTTTTGATCTGCAGAGTGATGGGTTTTTGAGGTAATTACAGATGCAACAAAGAAGACGATGAATACCTAGTGTAAAAAGGATAAGAAATGCTGAGAAATGGATAGCTAATGACATCTCAATTGggataattttgaatttttttttaagggaTTTGATGAGATTAAGGAGAAATGGAAGATTGTTTCAAGCTCATCAATGGtgatgttttttttgttttaagcAAAAGTCAATATTAGGGTAAGAACGGACaggagaaaagaaaacttaaaaaattgTAAGTGTTCATTATTAGGGCTTAATACATAAATTGAACCTAAACTTAGctttaaattttaagtatgaGTTTCAATT
This DNA window, taken from Solanum dulcamara chromosome 3, daSolDulc1.2, whole genome shotgun sequence, encodes the following:
- the LOC129883179 gene encoding actin-related protein 2/3 complex subunit 2B isoform X2, with the protein product MIARITNLHLTQKELLPPQQLISKNLFYIPSCEVHSTFKINTRSMACFERASPALKEILLRLYRDERAIDADHHLHEFGSVEYYIQSLMSDPDHTYLSISTPILSQAFLISTRLSRYTIEKVKAISSEVLEIVEPPKEGYQLTLRLNFARMPHESTKLITDIAAVQGVILSSQLEEMLMNVNSQDVAQGMYKPIKLVYHPREPFYVIKQPQKITAVFPMRFKEKTDVIIATAFFQELMDVTNTKACAKAPHCIWSPIPPPELRGEAIEDLSTNGGFVSFDITSRHIEGKRLDKTVWNLLNFYAFVKNHVKSTRGFIQRRMRTCLKSLAEVLQKTGLQDEQQIKEVKGYKRMKKLVNFTKFKIPRYRSDFISKLKRLRSRLKIHGFSRFRRKWLTFPTFSSKTKYRKLEKDISLQHN
- the LOC129883179 gene encoding actin-related protein 2/3 complex subunit 2B isoform X1, producing the protein MIARITNLHLTQKELLPPQQLISKNLFYIPSCEVHSTFKINTRSMACFERASPALKEILLRLYRDERAIDADHHLHEFGSVEYYIQSLMSDPDHTYLSISTPILSQAFLISTRLSRYTIEKVKAISSEVLEIVEPPKEGYQLTLRLNFARMPHGKESTKLITDIAAVQGVILSSQLEEMLMNVNSQDVAQGMYKPIKLVYHPREPFYVIKQPQKITAVFPMRFKEKTDVIIATAFFQELMDVTNTKACAKAPHCIWSPIPPPELRGEAIEDLSTNGGFVSFDITSRHIEGKRLDKTVWNLLNFYAFVKNHVKSTRGFIQRRMRTCLKSLAEVLQKTGLQDEQQIKEVKGYKRMKKLVNFTKFKIPRYRSDFISKLKRLRSRLKIHGFSRFRRKWLTFPTFSSKTKYRKLEKDISLQHN
- the LOC129881869 gene encoding uncharacterized protein LOC129881869 — encoded protein: MSLAIHFSAFLILFTLGIHRLLCCICNYLKNPSLCRSKTWYFSEPKWKNLDLYSLLIILPIASFSHVFLFLAFSGNNVTYKFSFLQQSLVIFFFWVLLILIVVKESFDLYAILDSLVYSFAGVCFAVEFLMNGKGLVGVSGDMYGHLGELAFACAGCCLCLAVKPSLFFVEFLFSSVLVLKGTWVLHVGLSLYTDMFSLDGCENLLVGLSKGKNDVKCDLEENKLRGTALMNLLFIVHVIVVMIMSLGLFALLNRNKSMRCGDTSGPLLAQVGSEGVLMRLPPELEIE